One region of Drosophila kikkawai strain 14028-0561.14 chromosome 2R, DkikHiC1v2, whole genome shotgun sequence genomic DNA includes:
- the LOC108073085 gene encoding small integral membrane protein 12-A, giving the protein MWPIVMALLRRNAVYITLPIAGVVGFIGYNLESLLSDKYTPYSPSIQEMRAKRLTEESLNSNAANVEKLWLSSPVLERNLSPSLQPKN; this is encoded by the exons atgtggCCAATAGTTATGGCTCTTCTTAGGCGTAATGCCGTCTACATCACTCTACCCATAGCCGGCGTGGTTGGCTTCATTGGCTATAATTTGGAGAGTTTGTTATCGGACAAGTACACACCATACAGCC CCTCCATTCAGGAAATGCGCGCTAAGCGTTTGACCGAAGAATCTTTGAACTCGAATGCCGCCAATGTAGAGAAGTTATGGCTCAGCAGTCCTGTGCTCGAACGCAATCTCTCGCCCTCGCTGCAGCCGAAGAACTGA